From the genome of Thermosynechococcus sp. NK55a:
CAAGGAATTGCGTCGCTTTTTGCTGGAGCCGGAAAAGCCCTTTATCTTTTGCCTCTCTCGACCAGTACCACGTAAGAATGTGGCTGCCCTGCTCAAGGTCTATGGCAGCGATCCCTTTTTGCAGGAGCGAGCAAATCTCGTTTTAGTTCTCGGCAATCGCACCGATATTAGCAAGATGGAGGCCAGCCCTCGCCAAGTATTGACGGAAGTCTTTTTGCTGGTGGATCGCTATGATCTCTATGGCAAAGTCGCCTATCCGAAAACCCACACGAGTGATGAAGTCCCCGATCTGTACCGTTTAGCCGCGCAGCAACGGGGGGTTTTTATCAATCCTGCGCTGACGGAACCCTTTGGCCTGACCCTCATTGAAGCGGCTGCCTGTGGATTGCCGATTTTGGCCACAGCGGATGGCGGGCCGCAGGAGATTATCCGCCACTGTCGCAATGGCTTGCTCTTTGATGCCCTTGATCTAGAAGCAATTCGCAGCGCTCTGCATCAAGCCTTTCAAAGCGATAGTCAGTGGCAGACTTGGGCAGACAATGGCCTGAAGGGGGTACAGGCCCACTACTCTTGGCGCAGTCATGTGGAGACGTATTTGCAGGCCCTTGATCAACTGGCGGCAAAATCGGTGTTGCCCGTGTTGAGTGTGCAACGGCAACCGCTTCAGTGCCAGACTCATCAACTGCCAACCACCCTGACACGGAACCGCCTGCTCACCCTCGAACGCCTGTTGATTAGTGATATTGACAATACCTTGATTGGCGATCGCGCGGCCCTTGAGCGACTATTAACCCTTCTCCAACGCCGTCCCGAAATGGGTTTTGGGGTGGCAACGGGGCGTCACCTAGAAATTACCCTAGAGGTGCTCCATGAATGGGGGGTGCCCATCCCCGATGTTTTAATTACATCCGTGGGCAGTGAAATTTACTATGGCCCGCACCTGGTTCCCGACACCAGTTGGCAGCAGCACATTAGCTATCGCTGGGAACCGCAGCGGGTCAGAGACACCCTCGCCGCTGTGGCCGGCCTAAGGCTGCAACCCCCTGAGAATCAACGCTCCCACAAAATTAGCTACAACGTTGACACCACTGTTCTCCCCAGCATTACACCAGTGCTGCGGCTGCTGCGGCAGCAGAAACTCCATTGTCGGCCGATTTTCTCCCACAATCAGTTCTTGGATATTTTGCCCCTACGTGCTTCCAAAGGCGATGCTCTGCGCTATCTGGCCCTGAAGTGGGGCTATCCGCTGCAAAAACTGTTGGTGGCTGGCGATTCTGGCAATGACGAGCAAATGCTGACGGGGAATACCCTTGCTGTTGTTGTGGGCAATCACAGTCCGGAATTGGAAAAGCTGCGCGATCGCCCCCACATTTACTTTGCCAAGGGTCACTATGCCCAAGGGATTCTGGAAGCCATTGAGCACTACGGCTTCTAAGCAGCCATCCAGTCAGATTCCCCAGGGGGATAGTCGGCAGAGGGGCCCTAGAGGTAACTCAACACTTGGCTAACCACTTCTGGGCTCACGGAAATACTGTCAAGGCCCAAGTCAATTAACCACGGCAGCCAATGGGGATAGCGGGCGGGGGCTTCACCACAAAGACTGCAGCCTAAATGATGCACTTTGGCGCCTTGAATCAGTTGGGCGATCGCCCCCCTAACGGCAGGATGGTCTTCATTTAATTCGGGTAGGGCCGTTTCGCGATCAATGCCCAAGAGCAGTTGGGTGAGATCATTGGTGCCAATTGTAATTCCCGCAACGCCAAGATGGGCTAGATCAGCCAGCAAAAATAGAATAGCCGGCACCTCCGCCATCACCCACAATTCCACACCCGCATTGAGTGTAAGACCATGCTCCGCAAGTGCTTTTTGACAGTAGACCACTTCACCGACACTGCGGACAAAGGGCAGAACAATGCGTAAAGGGCAGGTTTCTAAACGGTGGGCGATCGCCAGCGCCGACAGCTCCAAGTGAAATAGTTCCGGACAATGGGAATAGCGACTCACGCCCCGCAGCCCCCAATCTGTTTCCGGTTCAAAGCGATGTCCCCCCAACAGTTGCCGATAATCTGCTGGCCGTAAATCCAACGTGCGATAAAAGAGGGGACGGGGGGCGATCGCCCGCATAAATTCACCCAGGTGCTGCACCCAGCGATCGCGCAACTGCTCAGCTTCCCCTTGCTCCAACCAATGACAGGGATGGCGATGCTCCAAAAAAGCCAGTAACATCAGCTCTGAGCGCAACAGGCCAATGCCATCGCAGGGAAGCGATCGCAATAGTCGTAGGGCACTGACTTGACTCACATTGACCATGACCTGCAAGGGCAATTGCTTCACCGCCGGGGGTGAGGGCGTTTGCGGAAGGGGGGTAGCCACCACCGGCAATGGCTCTGGGGGCAGTTGATAGATAGCTCCCCGGTGACCA
Proteins encoded in this window:
- a CDS encoding HAD-IIB family hydrolase — encoded protein: MQEELYIVLISIHGLIRGDRLELGRDADTGGQTRYVVELAKTLAAHPRVAQVDLVTRLIPDAKVSPDYAQPIERISDRARIVRLACGPRRYLRKEVLWPYLDVFADELLRHLRQSGRMPDVIHSHYADAGYVGCRVAGWLGVPLVHTGHSLGRVKQQRLLAQGGKPDALEEQFHFTTRIEAEEQTLASAALIIASTHQEVEEQYRFYDQYDPARMAVIPPGVDTSRFYPAPVPADLPFRKELRRFLLEPEKPFIFCLSRPVPRKNVAALLKVYGSDPFLQERANLVLVLGNRTDISKMEASPRQVLTEVFLLVDRYDLYGKVAYPKTHTSDEVPDLYRLAAQQRGVFINPALTEPFGLTLIEAAACGLPILATADGGPQEIIRHCRNGLLFDALDLEAIRSALHQAFQSDSQWQTWADNGLKGVQAHYSWRSHVETYLQALDQLAAKSVLPVLSVQRQPLQCQTHQLPTTLTRNRLLTLERLLISDIDNTLIGDRAALERLLTLLQRRPEMGFGVATGRHLEITLEVLHEWGVPIPDVLITSVGSEIYYGPHLVPDTSWQQHISYRWEPQRVRDTLAAVAGLRLQPPENQRSHKISYNVDTTVLPSITPVLRLLRQQKLHCRPIFSHNQFLDILPLRASKGDALRYLALKWGYPLQKLLVAGDSGNDEQMLTGNTLAVVVGNHSPELEKLRDRPHIYFAKGHYAQGILEAIEHYGF